A segment of the Parasynechococcus marenigrum WH 8102 genome:
ATCTCCAAACGATGCCGCTGCCTTGAGCAACCGCGGCAATGTGCGTCTGGCCCTTGGAGATCCCGATGGGGCAATCGCCGATCAGGCCCGTTCGATCGAACTGGCTCCAGAGGAACCGGATCCGCACTTAAACCGGGGTACTGCTGAGGAAAGCATTCAGGACTGGGCTGCCGCTGAAGCGGATTACCTCTGGATCCTGGAGCGGGACGCCACGGATGCCTCCGCGTTGTACAACCTCGGCAATGTGCGCGGTTCCACGGGGGATTGGGACAGCGCCAGACGCCTCTACGAAGAGGCGGCTCATGCACGGCCCGGTTTCGCCATGGCCCGCTCCAGTGCCGCCCTGGCGGCATGGCAGCAGCAGGATCTGGTTTGGGCTGAGGCTGAACTGCGCAAGTTGATCCGCCGTTATCCCCTCTTTGCTGATGCCCGGGCCGCCCTCAGCGGCCTGCTCTGGCAAGGGGGCTTTTCCGGTGAAGCCGAAAGCCATTGGGCCGCGGCTGCCGGCCTCGACACCCGTTATCGCCAGAAGGATTGGCTGCTTGATGTGCGGCGTTGGCCGCCGCAACCCACCCAGCAGCTGATGGCCTTTCTGGCTTTAGAGGAGCGCTGACGGTGCTGGATCATGAGCTGTTGAACGGCCTGGATCAGGCCCTGCCCGAGCTGATCGAGCTGCGCCGACATCTGCATGCCCACCCTGAGCTCAGCGGCGAGGAGCATCAGACGGCAGCCCTGGTGGCTGGAGAGTTGCGGGCCTGCGGCTGGCGCGTTCAGGAGGGCGTAGGACGCACGGGGGTTGTGGCAGAAGCCGGTCCGCTGGATGGCCCCACGGTTGGTCTGCGGGTGGATATGGATGCCCTGCCTGTGGAGGAGCGCACCGGTCTCTCCTTTGCCTCCACCCGTCAGGGGGTGATGCACGCCTGCGGCCATGACCTGCACACCTGCATCGGACTTGGTGTGGCACGGCTGTTGGGGGCCAGGGAGGAGTTGCCCTTTCGGGTTCGTTTGCTGTTTCAACCTGCTGAGGAGCTGGCTCAGGGGGCGGTCTGGATGCGTGATGCCGGCGCCACCGACGGGCTGAACGCCCTTTTTGGCGTGCATGTGGTGCCGAATCTGCCGGGGGGCAGCGTGGGCATCCGCCGCGGTTGCCTCACCGCAGCAGCGGGAGAACTGGAGATCCAGATCCAAGGGGAAGGCGGGCATGGTGCCCGTCCTCATCAGGCGGTGGATGCAATCTGGCTTGCCGCTCGGGTGGTGACCGAACTGCAGCAAGCCATCAGTCGCCGCCTCGATGCACTGCAGCCGGTGGTGATCAGCTTCGGGCGGGTGGAGGGTGGCCGGGCCTTCAATGTGATCGCCGATCGGGTGCGCCTATTGGGCACGGTGCGTTGCCTGGATCTGGATCTGCATGGGCGATTGCCGGCTTGGATCGACAACACCGTGCAGGCGATCTGCCGCAGTGGTGGTGGCGAGGCGGAGGTGAGCTACCGCTGCATTGCTCCACCGGTGCACAACGACCCCGGTCTCACCGATCTGATGGAAGGCCGAGCTGTACAGCTGCTGGGCCGGGACCAGGTTCTGCCTGTTGATCTGCCGTCGTTGGGGGCTGAAGACTTCGCCGAGCTGTTGCGGGATGTGCCCGGCACCATGCTCAGGCTTGGGGTGGCCGGGCCGGATGGCTGTGCGCCACTGCATCACGGCCGGTTTCAGCTGGATGAGCGGGCCTTGGGGGTCGGCATTCAGGTGCTCACCGCCACCCTTTTGGAATGGATGGAGGTGCAGTCGGTCTGATGAAGCGCTTGTCGCTCAGTTTTGTCTCTCTCGGTGCTCCGTTGCTGCTGATGCTGGCGCTGGTGGCGGTGCAACAACGCCAGGGCAGGGATCGGATTCAGGCCCTGCCGGCGGCGCTGGTGGGAACCGGCCTGATGATCAGTAGCGCAGTGGGCCGTCGCCGGCACCGCGCCCGGATCCTGAGTGCGTTGCGCAGCAGTCGGCACTCTTCTCCGTGAGACTGATGGCATGACTGAGTCTTCCGACACCCCCGTCCCAGATCTCGCCGTGCTGCAGGAGGCCATTGCCAGCGGCGATCCGGTGCGCGCCATGCCGGCTTTGACCCAGCTCCGGTTTGTCTCCGACGCTGATGCGGTGCCGCTGCTGGTGCTGGGCACCGAGCAAAAGCCCTTCCTGGTGCGCTCCCTTAGTTGCAGTGGCCTGGGCTACAAGCGCACCGAGCAGGGCTGGGACGTGTTGAGGCGCTTGCTGGTGAACGATGAGGACCCGAATGTGCGGGCGGAAGCGGCCAATGCACTGGCCAGCTATGGCGTGGATCGGGCCTGGCCGCTCCTGCAAAACGCTTTCGCCGCTGATGACGCCTGGCTGGTGCGCTGCAGCATTCTTTCGGCGCTGGCCGAGCAGCCGGAGATCAATCTCTCCTGGTTGATGGAGCTGGCGACGATGGCGATCGCAGATCCCGACGGGACGGTGCGGGTAAGCGGGGCCGAAATTCTCGGGCGTCTGGTGCGGGATGGTGCCGGGCAGGCCGTTGGTGTTCAGGCCAGAGCGCTGTTGCAGCCGCTTCAGCAGGACAGTGATCACCGTGTGGTGGCAGCTGCTCTGAATGGTCTGCAGTCGAGCTGACCTGGAAAGTCAGGCACGCTTGCTAGCTTTCAAACACCACTAGGGGTGCCTCGATCGGTTTTCTGGTCGACGGGGCTGAGATCACACCCTCTGAACCTGACCCGGGTCATGCCGGCGAAGGGAAGTGACCAGCGTGATCGAACAGGCCGTTGCCGACCTCTGGCTTCCCATTGCAGTTCTGATCATGCGCGCTTCCTGGGTGTCTCCCCGTAAGGGCCAGGCCAATGTGTCTCAGATGCATTACGCCCGTCAGGGGGTGGTGACTGAAGAAATGGCCTACGTGGCGAAACGGGAAAATCTGCCCGAATCGTTGGTCATGGAGGAGGTGGCCCGGGGCCGCATGATCATCCCCGCCAACATCAATCACACCGGCCTTGAGCCCATGGCGATCGGCATCGCCAGCAAGTGCAAGGTGAATGCCAACATCGGCGCCTCTCCCAATGCCTCCGATGCTGCCGAGGAGGTGAACAAGCTGAAGCTGGCGGTGAAGTACGGCGCCGACACGGTAATGGACCTCTCCACCGGTGGCGTGAACCTGGATGAGGTGCGCACGGCGATCATCGATGCATCTCCTGTGCCGATTGGCACTGTGCCGGTGTATCAGGCCCTGGAGAGCGTGCACGGCTCGATCGAGAAGCTCGATGAGGATGATTTCCTTCACATCATCGAGAAGCACTGTCAGCAGGGTGTGGACTACCAGACCATCCACGCGGGTTTGCTGATCGAGCACCTGCCCAAGGTGAAGGGGCGTCTCACCGGCATCGTGAGCCGCGGCGGCGGAATCCTGGCCCAGTGGATGCTTTATCACCATCGCCAGAACCCGCTGTACACGCGGTTTGATGACATCTGCGAGATCTTCAAGCGCTACGACTGCACCTTCTCGTTGGGAGATTCCCTGCGTCCCGGTTGCCAGCACGATGCCTCCGATGCTGCTCAGCTGGCTGAACTGAAGACCCTCGGAGAACTCACTCGTCGTGCCTGGAAGCACGACGTGCAGGTGATGGTGGAAGGTCCTGGCCATGTGCCCCTGGACCAGATCGAGTTCAACGTGAAGAAGCAGATGGAGGAGTGCAACGAGGCTCCCTTCTACGTGCTGGGTCCACTGGTCACCGATATCGCTCCCGGTTACGACCACATCACCTCAGCGATCGGTGCGGCCATGGCTGGCTGGCATGGCACGGCGATGCTCTGCTACGTCACCCCCAAGGAGCACCTCGGTCTGCCCAACGCGGAAGACGTGCGTGAAGGCCTGATCGCGTACAAGATTGCAGCTCATGCGGCTGATATCGCACGCCATCGCCCCGGTGCCCGTGATCGTGACGATGAGCTCAGCCGCGCCCGTTACAACTTCGACTGGAACAAGCAGTTTGAGTTGTCGCTGGATCCCGAGCGCGCCAAGGAGTACCACGACGAAACGCTGCCGGCGGACATCTACAAGCAGGCCGAGTTCTGCTCCATGTGTGGACCCAAGCACTGCCCGATGCAGACCAAGATCACCGAAGAGGACATCGAAGGTCTGGAGAAGGTGTTGGAAGCTCGTGGAGCAGCAGAGCTCACCCCTGTGAAGCTCGATAAGGCTGACTGACGCGGCCACTCCGAATTGGCTCGCATGCCCGGCTTCTGATTCAGGAGCCGGGTTTTTTGTTGAACAAAAAAGACCCCCTGCCGTAGCAAGGGGTCTGAAATTTCGATTGGACCGTCGTTGATCAGGCCAATAGGGCGCTGGCCTTGGCCACCAAGTTCTCCACGGTGAAACCGAACTCCTTCAGACAGGTGCCACCGGGGGCGGAAGCACCAAAGCGGTTCATGGTCACGCTGTCGCCGTCGAGGCCGATGAAGCGGTGCCAGCCGAAGGATTCAGCGGCTTCCACCACCATGCGCTTTCGTACGGCGTTGGGGAGCACCTTTTCTTTGTAGGCGTCGCTCTGCTCGTCGAACAGCTCTACGCATGGCATGGACACCACGCGAACCTTTTTGCCGGCTTCCGTCAGTTGCTTGGCAGCCTGGACGCAGAGGTCGAGCTCGGTGCCGGTGCCGATCAGGATCAGCTCAGGGGTGCCGTCGCAATCCTCCAGCACGTAACCACCTTTGGCGACCTTGTCGATCGAGGAGTTGGCCTGGTTGGCCATGCCCTGGCGGCTGAGGCAGAGAGCGCTGGGGCGCTTGCGGTTTTGAATCGCCAGCTTGTAGGCGCCGCTGGTCTCGTTGGCATCGCCAGGACGGAACACCAGCATCCCGGGCATAGCGCGCAGGGAGGGGATGGTCTCGATCGGCTGGTGGGTGGGGCCGTCTTCACCGACGCCGATGGAGTCGTGGGTAAGCACGTAGATCACACCCAGCTCGCTCAGGGCCGACAGGCGCATCGAGCCGCGCATGTAGTCGGCGAACACCAAGAAGGTGCCGCCGTAGGGGATCAGGCCGCTGTCGTGATATGCGATGCCGTTGAGGATGGCCGCCATGGCGTGCTCACGCACGCCGAAGTGCAGGTAACGCTTCTCAGGGGTTTCAGGCTGGTAGGAGCCGGTCTCACCCTTGATATCGGTGTAATTGGAGTGGGTGAGGTCAGCCGAGCCGCCGATCAGTTCGGGCAGGTTGGGGCCGAGGGCACCCAGGCAGATCTGGGAGTGCTTGCGGGTGGCCAGACCCTTCTCGTCAGGGCCAGCGGTGGGCAGATCCTTGTCCCATCCCTCGGGCAGTTCACCGCGGAGCATCCGCTCGAACTCAGCCGCTTCAGCGGGGAATTGGGTGCGATAGGTGGCCAGGGTCTGGTTCCACTCGGCTTCGAGGCTGGCGCCACGCTCGATCGCCTGACGGAACTGGTCGTAAGCCTCCTGGGGCACCTCGAAGGGGCCGTACTCCCAGCCCAGCTGCTGGCGGGTGAGAACGGTTTCGTCTTCACCCAGGGGTGCACCGTGCACGCCGGCGGTGTCGCCCTTGTTGGGGGAGCCGTAGCCGATGGTGGTGGTCACCTTGATGATCGACGGCTTGTCGGTCACGGCCTTGGCGGCTTCGATCGCCTTGGCGATGGCGTCCACATCGGTGTTGCCGTCGGCCACGTGCTGCACATGCCAGCCGTAGGCCTCGTAGCGCTTGAGCACGTCCTCGGTGAAGGACACGTCCGTGCGGCCGTCGATGGTGATGTGGTTGTCGTCGTAGAAGGCGATCAGCTTGCCCAGTTTCAGGTGGCCGGCCAGGGAGCAGGCTTCCGAAGCGATGCCCTCCTGGTTGCAGCCATCACCCATCACCACATAGGTGTAGTGATCCACGAGGGTGGCGCCGGGCTTGTTGAACTTGGCGGCCAGGTGGGATTCAGCGATCGCCAGACCCACGGCGTTGGAGATGCCAGCGCCCAGGGGGCCGGTGGTCACTTCCACGCCAGGAGTTTCAAAGGTTTCGGGGTGGCCGGGCGTCTTGGAGCCCCACTGACGGAACTGCTTGATGTCGTCGATCGACACCGAGTCGTAGCCGGTGAGGTGCAGCAGCGCGTACAGCAGCATGCAGCCGTGACCAGCCGACAGCACAAAGCGGTCGCGGTTGAACCACTTGGGGTTCTTGGGGTTGTGCTTCAGGAACTTGTCCCACAGCGCGTAACCCATGGGTGCGCAGCCCATCGGCAGGCCGGGGTGGCCGCTCTTGGACTTGTTGATGGCATCGACGGCCAGCATCCGGATGCTGTTGATGCAGAGCGTGTCGAGAGACGCGGGCGCAGCGACCATGGTGTTAGAAGGAAAAGTTGGGGCGATTGTGACGCACGATGAGAGCCTGAGGCTCAACTGGCGCGTTTGAAAGCCAGGCAGACGTTGTGGCCGCCGAAGCCGAAGGAGTTGGACAACACCGTTCCCAGTGTCTGATCCCGCGCCTGATTGGGCACGACATCCAGATCACAGTCAGGATCCGGGTTGGTGTGGTTGATGGTCGGGGGCACGACCCCATGCTGGAGGGCCAGCACGCAGGCCACCGCCTCGATGCCGCCCGATCCACCCAGCAGGTGGCCGGTCATCGATTTGGTGGAGCTCACTGGGATCTGCAGCGCACGATCCCCCAGAGCACTCTTGATGGCCGAGGTCTCGTTTTTGTCGTTGGCGGGGGTGCTGGTGCCGTGGGCGTTCACGTAATCGATCTCCGAAGGATCGATGCCGCCATCAGCCAGGGCCAGTCGCATCGCTTCAGCGCCGCCGACACCGCCCGGTGTGGGTGAGGTGATGTGGTGGGCATCGCAAGTCATGCCGTAGCCCACCACTTCACCGAGGATCGTGGCGCCGCGGGCTTGGGCGTGCTCCAGCGTTTCGAGCACCAGCACACCGGCACCTTCGCCGATTACGAAGCCGTCGCGTTCCTTGTCGAACGGGCGACTAGCGGTGGCGGGGTCGTCGTTGCGGAACGACAGGGCCTTGGCGCTGGCGAAGCCGGCAACCCCCAAAGGGGTGATTGCCGATTCGGCACCACCGCACACCATGGCGTCGGCTTTGCCCAGCTGGAGCAGCCGGAAGGCATCTCCGATGGCATTGGAGCCGGCGGCACAAGCGGTGGCCACGGCGGAGCTCGGCCCCTTGGTGCCTAAGGCAATGGCGGCAAGACCCGTCGCCATGTTGGGAATCATCATCGGCACCGTGAACGGACTCACCCGTCCCGGTCCTTTGCCCTCCAGCACGTGAGCCTGGGTCTCCATGGTGAGCAGACCGCCCACGCCGGAACCAATCATCGTGCCGATGCGATCGGCGTTGGCGTCGGAAATCGTGAGACCGGCATCAGCGATGGCCTGTTTGGCGGCCACGACACCGAACTTGCAGAAGCGATCCCAGCGTTTGGCTTCCTTCGGTTCAATCAACCCAGCAGGGTCGAAGTCCTTGACTTCCGCTGCGAAACGACAGGCATGGGCTGACGCATCAAACAGGGTGATGGCATCAACCCCGTTGCGTCCGGAGATCAGGCCGCTCCAGTAGTCCTGAACCGTATTGCCGATCGGTGTGACCGCGCCGAGGCCCGTAACGACGACGCGATGGAGACCGTCCACCATGACGTTGCTCAGGCCTGCTTGTCTTCGATGTATTTGACGGCGTCACCCACGGTGGTAATGCCCTCAGCGGCTTCGTCAGGAATTTCGATGTCGAAGGCCTCTTCCAGGGCCATCACCAGTTCCACCGTGTCGAGGGAATCCGCGCCCAGGTCGTTCTGGAAGTTGGACTCGGGTTTCACCTCACCGGCATCAACGCTGAGTTGCTCCGCGACGATGGAACGGACTTTCTCGAGGATCGCTTCCTGGGACATGGCCGTGGCTACGGGACGCTGCATCTTACGGGGAGGGCCTGTGGTGGCATGAAGCACGAGCCAGCTCATTAACAACAGTGACGGCTACTGCGTGGCTCAGCGGTGGCACGGGTACGTTTGCGTCACGACCTCGTTCGCACCGGGTACATGTCCCACGCCGTCAAGATCTACGACACCTGCATCGGCTGCACCCAGTGTGTGCGTGCCTGCCCCCTCGATGTGCTCGAGATGGTGCCCTGGGATGGCTGTAAGGCCGGTCAGATTGCCTCCTCCCCCCGCACCGAAGACTGCGTTGGCTGCAAGCGTTGTGAAACCGCCTGCCCCACCGACTTCCTCAGCATCCGGGTCTACCTGGGTGATGAAACCACTCGTTCCATGGGCTTGGCCTACTGACGCCAGTGTGATCACGCCATAGGCTCGGCCCGGCTTGTGCTGGGCTTTTTTTATGTGTGGAATCGTCGCCCTCGTGGGATCCCAGCCTGCAGCACCACAGTTGCTCGAAGGTTTGCGGCAACTGGAGTACCGGGGTTACGACTCGGCTGGCTTGGCGACGGTGACCAGCCAGGGACAGCTCACCTGCCTGCGGGCCAAAGGCAAGCTCGTCAACCTCAGTCAGCGAGTGGAGGCTCTGGGGGCCCCCGGGCAGTGCGGCATCGGCCACACGCGTTGGGCCACCCATGGCAAGCCTGAGGAGCGCAATGCCCACCCTCACCGAAGTGTCGATGGCGGGGTGGCGGTGGTGCAGAACGGCATCATCGAAAACCACCGGCAGCTCCGGGATGGTCTTGAAGCCTCCGGGGTGGAATTCCAGTCGGAGACCGACACCGAGGTGATTCCCCATCTGGTGTCCGCTGAACTCCACCGACGCCTTCAGAACGGTGAACAGCCCAGCGGTTCCACCCTGCTTCAGGCCGTGCAGACGGTGCTGCCTCAGTTGCAGGGTGCCTATGCCCTTGCAGTGATCTGGGAGAAGGCTCCCGGCGCTTTGGTGGTCGCCCGCCGGGCTGCCCCCTTGTTGATCGGCCTGGGCGAGGGTGAATTCCTCTGTGCCAGCGATACACCGGCTCTGGCTGGTTTCACCCGCACGATCCTGCCGATGGAGGACGGCGAGGTGGCTTTGTTGTCGCCCCTGGGAGTGGAGCTCTACGACGGCGAGGGCGTGCGTCAACAGCGGATGCCGACCCTGCTGACGGGGACGGATCACGTGGCGGACAAGCGGGAGTTCCGCCATTTCATGCTCAAGGAGATCCACGAGCAGCCCGAGACGGCGGCGTTGTGGGTGTCACGCCATCTGCCTGAGGGGCTGCCGGCATCGATGCCTGTGGCCTTGCCGTTTGACGAAGCCTTCTACGCCGGTATCGAACGGATCGAGATCCTGGCTTGCGGCACCAGTCGCCATGCGGCTCTGGTGGGTGCCCATCTGCTGGAGCAATTCGCAGGATTGCCCACGGCCGTTCACTACGCCAGTGAATTCCGATACGCGCCGCCGCCGCTGGCCCCCAACACCCTCACCATTGGTGTCACCCAATCCGGGGAAACGGCCGACACCCTGGCGGCTTTGGCGATGGAGGCCCAGCGCCGTTGCGCCCACCCCGACCCGGCCTATGCCTCGCGCCAGCTGGGGGTGACCAACCGTCCGGAGAGTTCACTCTCCCGTCAAGTTCCTCACATCCTGGACATCGGTGCCGGAGTTGAAGTGGGCGTGGCGGCCACTAAAACTTTCACGGGACAGCTGTTGGCTTTCTATGGTCTGGCGATGGCCTTCGCGACGCGCAGTGGCAGTCGTTCAGCCGCTGAAATCCAGACGCTGGCGGATGAATTGCGGATGCTTCCTCAGCAGCTGCAGGAGCTGGTGTCACTTCATGACCAGCGCTCGGAAGCCCTGGCCCATCGCTTTGCCGAAACCCAGGACGTGATCTTCCTCGGTCGGGGCATCAACTACCCCATCGCGCTGGAGGGAGCCCTCAAGCTGAAAGAAATCAGCTACATCCATGCCGAGGGCTATCCGGCCGGTGAAATGAAGCACGGTCCGATTGCTCTGTTGGATGCCCACGTGCCGGTCGTGTCGATCGCGGTGCCGGGAACGGTGTTCGAGAAAGTGCTCAGCAACGCCCAGGAGGCCAAGGCCCGCGATGCACGCTTGATCGGTGTGGCGCCTGAGGG
Coding sequences within it:
- a CDS encoding HEAT repeat domain-containing protein — encoded protein: MTESSDTPVPDLAVLQEAIASGDPVRAMPALTQLRFVSDADAVPLLVLGTEQKPFLVRSLSCSGLGYKRTEQGWDVLRRLLVNDEDPNVRAEAANALASYGVDRAWPLLQNAFAADDAWLVRCSILSALAEQPEINLSWLMELATMAIADPDGTVRVSGAEILGRLVRDGAGQAVGVQARALLQPLQQDSDHRVVAAALNGLQSS
- a CDS encoding DUF3188 domain-containing protein translates to MKRLSLSFVSLGAPLLLMLALVAVQQRQGRDRIQALPAALVGTGLMISSAVGRRRHRARILSALRSSRHSSP
- the acpP gene encoding acyl carrier protein gives rise to the protein MSQEAILEKVRSIVAEQLSVDAGEVKPESNFQNDLGADSLDTVELVMALEEAFDIEIPDEAAEGITTVGDAVKYIEDKQA
- the thiC gene encoding phosphomethylpyrimidine synthase ThiC, with amino-acid sequence MRASWVSPRKGQANVSQMHYARQGVVTEEMAYVAKRENLPESLVMEEVARGRMIIPANINHTGLEPMAIGIASKCKVNANIGASPNASDAAEEVNKLKLAVKYGADTVMDLSTGGVNLDEVRTAIIDASPVPIGTVPVYQALESVHGSIEKLDEDDFLHIIEKHCQQGVDYQTIHAGLLIEHLPKVKGRLTGIVSRGGGILAQWMLYHHRQNPLYTRFDDICEIFKRYDCTFSLGDSLRPGCQHDASDAAQLAELKTLGELTRRAWKHDVQVMVEGPGHVPLDQIEFNVKKQMEECNEAPFYVLGPLVTDIAPGYDHITSAIGAAMAGWHGTAMLCYVTPKEHLGLPNAEDVREGLIAYKIAAHAADIARHRPGARDRDDELSRARYNFDWNKQFELSLDPERAKEYHDETLPADIYKQAEFCSMCGPKHCPMQTKITEEDIEGLEKVLEARGAAELTPVKLDKAD
- the tkt gene encoding transketolase, translating into MVAAPASLDTLCINSIRMLAVDAINKSKSGHPGLPMGCAPMGYALWDKFLKHNPKNPKWFNRDRFVLSAGHGCMLLYALLHLTGYDSVSIDDIKQFRQWGSKTPGHPETFETPGVEVTTGPLGAGISNAVGLAIAESHLAAKFNKPGATLVDHYTYVVMGDGCNQEGIASEACSLAGHLKLGKLIAFYDDNHITIDGRTDVSFTEDVLKRYEAYGWHVQHVADGNTDVDAIAKAIEAAKAVTDKPSIIKVTTTIGYGSPNKGDTAGVHGAPLGEDETVLTRQQLGWEYGPFEVPQEAYDQFRQAIERGASLEAEWNQTLATYRTQFPAEAAEFERMLRGELPEGWDKDLPTAGPDEKGLATRKHSQICLGALGPNLPELIGGSADLTHSNYTDIKGETGSYQPETPEKRYLHFGVREHAMAAILNGIAYHDSGLIPYGGTFLVFADYMRGSMRLSALSELGVIYVLTHDSIGVGEDGPTHQPIETIPSLRAMPGMLVFRPGDANETSGAYKLAIQNRKRPSALCLSRQGMANQANSSIDKVAKGGYVLEDCDGTPELILIGTGTELDLCVQAAKQLTEAGKKVRVVSMPCVELFDEQSDAYKEKVLPNAVRKRMVVEAAESFGWHRFIGLDGDSVTMNRFGASAPGGTCLKEFGFTVENLVAKASALLA
- a CDS encoding M20 family metallopeptidase produces the protein MLDHELLNGLDQALPELIELRRHLHAHPELSGEEHQTAALVAGELRACGWRVQEGVGRTGVVAEAGPLDGPTVGLRVDMDALPVEERTGLSFASTRQGVMHACGHDLHTCIGLGVARLLGAREELPFRVRLLFQPAEELAQGAVWMRDAGATDGLNALFGVHVVPNLPGGSVGIRRGCLTAAAGELEIQIQGEGGHGARPHQAVDAIWLAARVVTELQQAISRRLDALQPVVISFGRVEGGRAFNVIADRVRLLGTVRCLDLDLHGRLPAWIDNTVQAICRSGGGEAEVSYRCIAPPVHNDPGLTDLMEGRAVQLLGRDQVLPVDLPSLGAEDFAELLRDVPGTMLRLGVAGPDGCAPLHHGRFQLDERALGVGIQVLTATLLEWMEVQSV
- the glmS gene encoding glutamine--fructose-6-phosphate transaminase (isomerizing), with the protein product MCGIVALVGSQPAAPQLLEGLRQLEYRGYDSAGLATVTSQGQLTCLRAKGKLVNLSQRVEALGAPGQCGIGHTRWATHGKPEERNAHPHRSVDGGVAVVQNGIIENHRQLRDGLEASGVEFQSETDTEVIPHLVSAELHRRLQNGEQPSGSTLLQAVQTVLPQLQGAYALAVIWEKAPGALVVARRAAPLLIGLGEGEFLCASDTPALAGFTRTILPMEDGEVALLSPLGVELYDGEGVRQQRMPTLLTGTDHVADKREFRHFMLKEIHEQPETAALWVSRHLPEGLPASMPVALPFDEAFYAGIERIEILACGTSRHAALVGAHLLEQFAGLPTAVHYASEFRYAPPPLAPNTLTIGVTQSGETADTLAALAMEAQRRCAHPDPAYASRQLGVTNRPESSLSRQVPHILDIGAGVEVGVAATKTFTGQLLAFYGLAMAFATRSGSRSAAEIQTLADELRMLPQQLQELVSLHDQRSEALAHRFAETQDVIFLGRGINYPIALEGALKLKEISYIHAEGYPAGEMKHGPIALLDAHVPVVSIAVPGTVFEKVLSNAQEAKARDARLIGVAPEGPDTALFDDLLPVPEVSEWLSPLLTVVPMQLLSYHIAAHRGLDVDQPRNLAKSVTVE
- the psaC gene encoding photosystem I iron-sulfur center protein PsaC, coding for MSHAVKIYDTCIGCTQCVRACPLDVLEMVPWDGCKAGQIASSPRTEDCVGCKRCETACPTDFLSIRVYLGDETTRSMGLAY
- a CDS encoding tetratricopeptide repeat protein produces the protein MTRLFAALLVGLLLLLPQTVAAEDLESLYGRALQASQSGDFVQALPLWDQVLELSPNDAAALSNRGNVRLALGDPDGAIADQARSIELAPEEPDPHLNRGTAEESIQDWAAAEADYLWILERDATDASALYNLGNVRGSTGDWDSARRLYEEAAHARPGFAMARSSAALAAWQQQDLVWAEAELRKLIRRYPLFADARAALSGLLWQGGFSGEAESHWAAAAGLDTRYRQKDWLLDVRRWPPQPTQQLMAFLALEER
- the fabF gene encoding beta-ketoacyl-ACP synthase II — encoded protein: MVDGLHRVVVTGLGAVTPIGNTVQDYWSGLISGRNGVDAITLFDASAHACRFAAEVKDFDPAGLIEPKEAKRWDRFCKFGVVAAKQAIADAGLTISDANADRIGTMIGSGVGGLLTMETQAHVLEGKGPGRVSPFTVPMMIPNMATGLAAIALGTKGPSSAVATACAAGSNAIGDAFRLLQLGKADAMVCGGAESAITPLGVAGFASAKALSFRNDDPATASRPFDKERDGFVIGEGAGVLVLETLEHAQARGATILGEVVGYGMTCDAHHITSPTPGGVGGAEAMRLALADGGIDPSEIDYVNAHGTSTPANDKNETSAIKSALGDRALQIPVSSTKSMTGHLLGGSGGIEAVACVLALQHGVVPPTINHTNPDPDCDLDVVPNQARDQTLGTVLSNSFGFGGHNVCLAFKRAS